A portion of the Methanococcus voltae genome contains these proteins:
- a CDS encoding molybdopterin molybdotransferase MoeA, translated as MISIDELNKILQTKFKNQKTEKIVIDDSFNRVIAEDVYSTIAVPPYNKSNMDGFAVSEKSDEYLMIDEIHAGDNRDLKIKGKECTWVATGAKLPEGTNYIIPVEYLGIETEEMAGYITKNQNKIVLNLNEDENLILKNSYLSNDPFEENHIVKKGIDINEGQLLLKKGTKINERNIGLLASAGVKELTAYKLPKVGIISTGDELKLINDVNSKTIGNTVKKAGCEPKFLGVSKDDFEELRELVKTALNEYDVVITSGGVSRGKKDFTKRVIEDLGDVLVHRAKIKPGMPILLGEALDENNCNKPLICMPGNVTSCVIIAEVVVYPFLKSLMYESMDKHIKQFKISEELYSQFDRTVYMPVRIEDGVAYPTFEGSNMIKSVAYADGLVEITDDKKYNKDELVDVWML; from the coding sequence ATGATATCAATCGATGAATTAAACAAAATATTACAAACTAAATTTAAAAACCAAAAAACTGAAAAGATAGTTATCGACGACTCATTTAATAGAGTTATTGCGGAAGATGTTTATTCAACTATTGCAGTTCCACCCTACAATAAATCAAATATGGATGGTTTTGCAGTTAGTGAAAAATCAGACGAATACTTGATGATTGATGAGATCCATGCAGGAGATAACAGAGATTTAAAAATCAAAGGTAAAGAATGCACATGGGTTGCTACAGGTGCAAAATTACCTGAAGGTACCAACTACATAATCCCTGTTGAATATTTAGGTATTGAAACGGAGGAAATGGCTGGCTACATTACAAAAAATCAAAATAAAATTGTTTTAAACTTAAATGAAGATGAAAACCTCATTTTAAAAAATTCATACTTGTCAAATGACCCCTTTGAAGAAAACCACATTGTTAAAAAAGGTATTGACATAAATGAAGGTCAATTACTCCTTAAAAAAGGTACTAAAATCAATGAACGAAACATTGGATTATTAGCTTCAGCAGGCGTGAAAGAGCTAACTGCATACAAACTTCCTAAAGTAGGTATTATATCAACAGGCGACGAATTAAAATTAATAAACGATGTTAATTCAAAAACTATAGGCAATACAGTTAAAAAAGCCGGTTGTGAACCTAAATTTTTGGGTGTTTCAAAAGATGATTTTGAAGAATTAAGGGAACTTGTTAAAACAGCATTAAATGAATATGATGTAGTTATAACATCTGGCGGAGTTTCTCGAGGTAAAAAAGATTTTACAAAACGAGTTATTGAAGATTTAGGTGATGTATTAGTACATAGGGCTAAAATAAAGCCTGGAATGCCTATTCTATTGGGTGAAGCTTTAGATGAAAATAACTGTAACAAACCATTGATATGTATGCCTGGAAACGTTACATCTTGCGTAATAATCGCTGAAGTTGTAGTTTATCCGTTTTTAAAGAGTCTTATGTATGAAAGCATGGATAAACATATCAAACAGTTTAAAATATCTGAAGAATTATACTCTCAATTTGACAGAACTGTTTATATGCCCGTTAGAATTGAAGATGGAGTTGCATATCCAACTTTTGAAGGTTCAAATATGATAAAATCCGTTGCATACGCCGATGGTCTTGTAGAAATTACGGACGATAAAAAATACAATAAAGATGAATTAGTTGACGTATGGATGCTTTAA
- the modA gene encoding molybdate ABC transporter substrate-binding protein, translated as MTAFSGCMSDTGANDNPQTQSTGSSEPIRALVGAGMQIPMDEIAEVYEQKYGVKIEYDYSGSGALYSKIVASNSGDIFMPGDSSYIFKLQESKGYVAKYENITKHVPVIAVQKGNPKNIQCLDDLAKDGVKLSLGEKSIAIGKTFNKILAKAETKGLNITSKVKENTLVEAGTVKQTLMYVCQKQADAAVVWRADALSRSDEVDVIDIDPKYNTIKTIPVAILTTSDNPNTEKFYNFIVTEGLPIFEKNGFILLNDTNN; from the coding sequence ATGACAGCATTTTCAGGATGTATGTCGGATACGGGCGCAAATGATAACCCCCAAACTCAAAGTACGGGGAGTTCAGAACCTATTAGAGCATTAGTAGGTGCAGGTATGCAGATACCAATGGATGAAATTGCAGAAGTTTACGAACAAAAATATGGCGTTAAAATAGAATATGATTACAGTGGTAGTGGTGCTTTGTATTCAAAAATTGTTGCCTCAAATTCGGGAGACATTTTCATGCCGGGAGACAGTTCATATATCTTCAAATTACAAGAATCAAAAGGTTATGTTGCAAAATACGAGAATATAACAAAACACGTTCCAGTAATTGCAGTACAAAAAGGAAATCCTAAAAATATCCAATGTTTAGATGATTTAGCAAAAGATGGTGTTAAATTATCACTCGGAGAAAAAAGTATTGCGATAGGAAAAACATTCAATAAGATATTAGCTAAAGCTGAAACTAAAGGTTTAAACATAACTTCTAAAGTTAAAGAAAATACTTTGGTAGAAGCAGGTACTGTTAAACAAACATTAATGTATGTATGTCAAAAACAAGCGGATGCAGCTGTTGTATGGAGGGCTGACGCACTTTCAAGAAGTGATGAAGTCGATGTTATCGATATAGACCCAAAATACAATACAATAAAAACAATACCTGTAGCAATCTTAACAACTTCAGACAATCCAAATACTGAAAAATTCTACAATTTCATAGTAACTGAAGGATTGCCAATATTTGAAAAGAATGGATTTATCTTATTAAATGATACAAATAACTAA
- a CDS encoding sugar phosphate isomerase/epimerase family protein, with protein sequence MRNKKPTEYSHVNDWGLHFNPNFDMYTNEVSSDIFGFHAPIVNMSSNEGKNKMLETVDYVSNQVKNSQNIQNTAVTETYLTIHLHNGIPPQYDKLVENLKNIVEYAKEKNIKVCVENLRKGFSSNPHNILKVVEYCDCNITMDIGHIKYENRLDTVDLFAEYIHNVHVYENEIDGKHIAPKNLDNLKPVLDKLLNHKKDFWLVELMDDKSCQNTKNMLTNYLLEYF encoded by the coding sequence ATGAGAAATAAAAAACCGACAGAGTATAGTCATGTTAATGATTGGGGATTACATTTCAACCCAAACTTTGATATGTATACCAATGAAGTTAGTTCGGATATTTTTGGATTTCATGCGCCTATTGTAAATATGTCGTCAAATGAAGGAAAAAATAAGATGTTAGAAACTGTTGATTATGTATCTAACCAAGTTAAAAATAGTCAAAACATTCAAAACACCGCAGTTACTGAAACCTATTTGACTATTCACTTGCACAATGGCATACCTCCACAATATGATAAACTGGTAGAAAATCTAAAGAATATTGTTGAATACGCAAAAGAAAAAAATATCAAAGTTTGCGTTGAAAATCTTAGAAAAGGTTTTTCCTCAAATCCGCACAATATTCTAAAAGTTGTGGAGTACTGCGATTGTAACATAACAATGGACATCGGTCACATTAAATATGAAAATAGGCTTGATACCGTGGATTTATTTGCCGAATATATTCATAACGTACATGTGTATGAAAATGAAATTGACGGCAAACACATTGCTCCTAAAAATCTAGATAATTTAAAGCCCGTACTTGATAAATTATTAAACCATAAAAAAGATTTTTGGTTAGTTGAATTAATGGATGACAAATCCTGTCAAAACACAAAAAATATGTTGACAAATTATTTACTGGAATATTTTTAA
- a CDS encoding ABC transporter permease, whose translation MRFINDSLKFSSMLLMSVFISMVLFVLLSILGSVTPETLEMAIFSSEVQFAIQFSLMTASIATTLGLIIGVPAAYALARYDFRGKNLIDAMVEVPVVIPPLISGFALLVFFGNTIFGQAISEQLKGILFTPKGVIVAQFFVATPFIVRTSKSVFEKIDSKYEYIAQSLGAGKVESFFKISLPMAKNGILAGMFLAWARSIGEFGATMMVAGATKMKTETLPVAVFLNISLGNIDMALTIAFVFLMVALIILLTIRTIANYGSKY comes from the coding sequence ATGAGATTTATAAATGATTCTTTAAAGTTTTCATCAATGCTTTTAATGTCCGTATTTATATCAATGGTTTTATTCGTATTACTTTCCATACTGGGAAGTGTTACGCCTGAAACCTTGGAAATGGCTATTTTTTCAAGCGAGGTGCAGTTCGCAATACAATTTAGCTTAATGACTGCTTCGATAGCAACCACATTGGGCTTAATAATTGGCGTTCCTGCAGCTTATGCCCTTGCAAGGTACGATTTTAGGGGCAAAAATCTCATAGATGCAATGGTCGAAGTCCCTGTTGTAATTCCTCCATTAATTTCTGGATTTGCACTTTTGGTATTTTTTGGAAACACAATTTTTGGTCAGGCGATATCTGAACAGTTAAAAGGAATATTATTTACGCCAAAGGGCGTCATAGTTGCACAATTTTTCGTAGCAACTCCTTTTATTGTTAGAACCTCAAAATCCGTTTTCGAAAAGATAGATTCGAAATATGAGTACATAGCTCAAAGTTTAGGTGCGGGGAAAGTCGAAAGTTTCTTTAAAATAAGCCTCCCGATGGCTAAAAATGGCATATTAGCAGGAATGTTTTTAGCATGGGCAAGAAGTATTGGTGAGTTTGGTGCAACAATGATGGTTGCAGGAGCTACAAAAATGAAAACGGAAACGCTCCCTGTGGCAGTTTTCTTAAACATATCTCTTGGAAACATAGATATGGCATTAACAATTGCTTTTGTATTCTTGATGGTTGCACTGATTATATTATTGACTATTCGTACAATAGCCAATTATGGTTCAAAATATTAA
- a CDS encoding Rossmann-like domain-containing protein yields MKIETPQIKDENFDLQKTLKEVLSKLCEENNLLNEEIEIKPINVNLDTKNVKDYPLLNGKEFLLRAFFKNSVGDAFTTLENLAEFNGTILEVIESDDNQKILATFNAVMEHLKKTDRTKHCEGSDPEKCAEELSKYLIKTYDCKDNLKIGIIGYHPAIIKQMVKTFGAENVMNTDLDVNNIGRMKNEIFVMHADMNEYLVKNSDVVLATGSTTANGTIIELINLAEKYGKKIIFYGTTVAGFAKLYPIERFCAYGSE; encoded by the coding sequence ATGAAAATTGAAACCCCCCAAATAAAAGATGAGAATTTTGATTTACAAAAAACTTTAAAAGAAGTATTATCAAAATTATGCGAAGAAAACAATCTTTTAAATGAAGAAATTGAAATAAAACCAATAAATGTAAATTTAGATACTAAAAACGTTAAAGATTATCCTCTTTTAAATGGTAAGGAATTTTTATTACGTGCATTCTTTAAAAATTCTGTTGGCGACGCATTCACAACTTTGGAAAATCTAGCTGAATTTAATGGAACGATTTTAGAAGTAATTGAATCCGACGATAATCAAAAGATACTCGCAACTTTTAACGCAGTAATGGAACACTTGAAAAAAACCGATAGAACAAAACATTGTGAAGGTTCTGATCCTGAAAAATGTGCTGAAGAGTTATCAAAATACCTTATAAAGACTTACGATTGCAAAGATAATTTAAAAATAGGGATTATTGGATATCATCCTGCTATAATTAAGCAAATGGTCAAGACTTTCGGCGCTGAAAATGTTATGAACACAGATTTAGATGTGAATAATATTGGAAGGATGAAAAACGAAATATTTGTTATGCACGCAGATATGAACGAGTATTTAGTAAAAAACTCCGACGTAGTACTTGCTACTGGTAGTACAACCGCAAACGGCACCATAATCGAGTTAATAAATTTAGCCGAAAAATACGGTAAGAAAATAATTTTTTACGGTACAACTGTAGCAGGTTTTGCTAAACTATACCCGATAGAACGATTTTGTGCATATGGTAGTGAATAA